A region from the bacterium genome encodes:
- the mltG gene encoding endolytic transglycosylase MltG — translation MKRIVIPMVAVLAAALVAGGFTVRRALTAPKQNAQPVVFEVPEGATLGRVARSLKQAGLVRRAWAFEGLARWQKQGASLRAGEYELSATQSPAEILDRLARGQVRTHPFSFPEGLTATEIATRFEEAGLADAEEILALVHDSSLAKELRVDGDDLEGYLFPETYRWARGVGARAMIEDLVEQFRLAWAPLAETAQTRGLSMHEVVVLASIVEKETGAPEERPRIAAVFLNRLERGMRLETDPSVIYGIPDFDGNLRRIHLEDTSNVYNTYKIPGLPPGPIANPGAAALRAVVEPNEDEEALFFVSKNDGTHHFSRTYAEHARAVDRYQRGHR, via the coding sequence ATGAAGCGGATCGTGATCCCGATGGTCGCGGTCCTCGCAGCCGCGTTGGTAGCAGGTGGCTTCACCGTGCGACGGGCACTCACCGCTCCCAAGCAAAACGCGCAGCCGGTCGTCTTCGAGGTTCCGGAAGGCGCCACCCTGGGCCGCGTCGCCCGCTCGCTGAAGCAGGCGGGGCTCGTGCGACGCGCATGGGCGTTCGAGGGCCTGGCCCGTTGGCAGAAGCAGGGCGCATCCCTTCGCGCCGGTGAATACGAGCTTTCGGCCACGCAGTCGCCGGCGGAGATCCTGGACCGGCTGGCCCGGGGTCAGGTGCGCACCCATCCCTTCTCCTTCCCCGAAGGCTTGACCGCCACCGAGATCGCGACGCGCTTCGAGGAAGCGGGGCTTGCCGATGCCGAGGAGATTCTCGCCCTCGTGCATGACTCCAGCTTGGCCAAGGAACTGCGCGTAGATGGCGACGACCTGGAGGGATACCTCTTCCCGGAAACGTATCGCTGGGCACGCGGCGTCGGCGCGCGGGCGATGATCGAAGATCTCGTGGAGCAGTTCCGCCTGGCCTGGGCACCGCTCGCGGAGACCGCCCAGACCCGGGGACTATCGATGCATGAGGTCGTCGTTCTCGCATCGATCGTGGAGAAGGAAACCGGCGCGCCCGAGGAGCGGCCTCGCATCGCGGCCGTCTTCCTGAACCGGCTCGAGCGCGGAATGCGCCTCGAAACGGATCCATCGGTGATCTACGGCATCCCGGATTTCGACGGCAACCTGCGCCGAATCCACCTCGAAGACACCTCGAACGTCTACAACACGTACAAGATCCCCGGCCTGCCACCGGGACCGATCGCCAACCCGGGCGCGGCCGCGTTGCGTGCCGTGGTGGAGCCGAACGAGGACGAAGAAGCTCTCTTCTTCGTCTCGAAGAACGATGGTACCCATCACTTCTCGCGCACCTACGCCGAGCACGCCCGGGCCGTCGATCGCTACCAACGAGGACACAGGTGA
- a CDS encoding SCP2 sterol-binding domain-containing protein: MSASDPRTYFTELFPAQWARTLREQERAVETSQRVLDDLRGVNATMLIEVRGEGGGSFTLNIVDGVMAQGDAATHPPFLTLVLERPDFERLASEAGDSPLGFLGALASQGGDLKITASRMENLELLTGTLRFQLQGEGGFALLAHFGKDPLPTEPTTTIRVDREAYEALKTGELAAQDAFLSGQIELDGDMQLAMQLALAVLSPE; encoded by the coding sequence GTGAGCGCTTCCGATCCCCGCACCTATTTCACCGAACTCTTTCCCGCCCAATGGGCTCGAACGCTCCGGGAGCAGGAGCGGGCCGTCGAAACCTCCCAGCGCGTGCTCGACGATCTGCGCGGTGTCAACGCGACGATGTTGATCGAGGTGCGCGGGGAGGGCGGCGGAAGCTTCACCCTGAACATAGTCGACGGCGTCATGGCACAAGGCGACGCAGCGACTCACCCGCCCTTCCTGACCCTCGTGCTCGAGCGGCCGGATTTCGAACGATTGGCCAGCGAAGCCGGCGATTCGCCCCTGGGCTTCCTCGGCGCGTTGGCCAGCCAGGGCGGCGACCTCAAGATCACCGCCTCGAGGATGGAGAACCTGGAGCTCCTCACCGGCACCCTGCGCTTCCAGCTCCAGGGCGAAGGAGGCTTCGCCTTGCTCGCTCATTTCGGCAAGGACCCCCTACCGACCGAGCCCACCACCACCATCCGTGTCGATCGAGAAGCCTACGAAGCCCTCAAGACAGGCGAACTCGCCGCTCAGGATGCCTTCCTCTCCGGCCAGATCGAACTCGACGGCGACATGCAACTCGCCATGCAGCTGGCCCTGGCCGTCCTCTCCCCCGAATAA